A genomic stretch from Streptomyces venezuelae ATCC 10712 includes:
- a CDS encoding DUF5047 domain-containing protein, with protein sequence MTEVVLLRTDGSAELLEHEGGSVTVDQRSVCRRTCSVGATDLGLIPRSPLDEILANGARLRISRGVRYSDGSSELVPLGVFRIDEVEGDVDVGPVSLGGKSLECVVSDDKFTTPYRAAGTAVAAITALVLRSLPDAAVVSMVADAAIGARTWDVGDDPWVAAQEIAAVLGAQVYCDADGQFVIRELPDITTVTPVWTVAGGEGGVYISAVRGTSAEGVFNAVHARGESTETGAAPVSALVTDSDPTSSTYWGGPFGRRPTFHSSTTLTTTGACTQAATVLLRGAKAPNARADFSTLPNPALAPGDVLRVVYPDGTRELHQVASFTVPLTAGGSFTVQTVSAKEGA encoded by the coding sequence GTGACGGAGGTCGTCCTCCTGCGTACTGATGGCAGTGCCGAGCTGCTGGAACACGAGGGCGGATCAGTCACGGTCGACCAGCGGTCGGTGTGCCGCCGCACCTGCTCGGTCGGCGCCACCGATCTGGGGCTGATCCCGCGCAGCCCGCTGGACGAGATCCTGGCCAACGGGGCCCGGCTGCGGATCAGCCGCGGCGTGCGCTACTCCGACGGCTCGTCCGAGCTGGTGCCGCTCGGCGTGTTCCGCATCGACGAGGTCGAGGGCGACGTCGACGTCGGACCGGTGTCCCTCGGGGGCAAGAGCCTGGAATGCGTCGTCTCTGACGACAAGTTCACGACCCCGTATCGGGCAGCTGGTACTGCGGTGGCGGCGATCACTGCTCTCGTCCTGCGGAGCCTCCCTGATGCTGCAGTCGTCAGCATGGTCGCCGACGCCGCGATCGGGGCTCGCACGTGGGACGTCGGCGACGACCCGTGGGTTGCCGCCCAGGAGATCGCGGCTGTCCTGGGCGCCCAGGTGTACTGCGACGCGGACGGCCAGTTCGTGATCCGGGAGCTGCCCGACATCACCACCGTCACGCCTGTGTGGACCGTCGCCGGCGGGGAGGGCGGCGTGTACATCTCGGCGGTCCGCGGCACTTCCGCCGAGGGCGTCTTCAACGCCGTCCACGCCCGCGGCGAGTCCACTGAGACCGGCGCGGCCCCGGTGTCCGCGCTCGTCACCGATTCCGACCCCACCTCGAGCACCTACTGGGGCGGGCCGTTCGGCAGGCGGCCCACGTTTCACAGCTCAACGACCCTGACGACCACCGGCGCCTGCACCCAGGCGGCCACCGTGCTGCTGCGGGGTGCGAAGGCGCCGAACGCGAGGGCCGACTTCTCCACCCTGCCGAACCCCGCCCTGGCCCCCGGCGACGTCCTCCGCGTGGTCTATCCGGACGGAACACGGGAGCTGCACCAGGTCGCATCGTTCACGGTGCCGCTCACCGCTGGCGGCTCCTTCACGGTGCAGACCGTCTCCGCGAAGGAGGGCGCATGA
- a CDS encoding N-acetylmuramoyl-L-alanine amidase yields the protein MAMTGPQRIPGAVFDLFFGTGRYSGSDMEVNCGVIHTTEGPTLYDYQDGASAPTVTSVPDFKNKRLVHHQHFDVDESARALVNKPGGVQTNTANVFQWELVGTCDPATHSKWTRQGIAHIYWPEPPDWAVRDVAALMRWLNQQHGIPLTGRAEWMAYPASYGNSRVRMSFAEWTSFKGWCGHQHVPENDHGDPGALPFARILAVAKGGTPPQEVPDMDATQAKQLAEVYKVLVPYMGWQYKGAGKTDAWGLLNNLTAQVAAQTAAIKALAGQLGDDVDTATVVAAVEKAIKDAVVKVSVDVTGPTNS from the coding sequence ATGGCCATGACCGGGCCGCAGCGCATTCCCGGCGCCGTCTTCGACCTCTTCTTCGGCACGGGCCGGTACAGCGGGTCCGACATGGAGGTCAACTGCGGCGTCATTCACACCACCGAGGGCCCGACCCTCTACGACTACCAGGACGGCGCGTCGGCGCCCACGGTCACCTCGGTGCCTGACTTCAAGAACAAGCGGCTCGTCCACCACCAGCACTTCGACGTCGACGAGTCCGCACGCGCCCTCGTCAACAAGCCCGGCGGCGTGCAGACCAACACGGCAAACGTGTTCCAGTGGGAGCTCGTCGGCACCTGCGACCCAGCCACCCACTCGAAGTGGACGCGGCAGGGCATCGCCCACATCTACTGGCCGGAGCCGCCCGATTGGGCCGTGCGTGACGTAGCCGCCCTGATGCGGTGGCTCAACCAGCAGCACGGCATCCCGCTAACGGGCCGGGCCGAGTGGATGGCGTACCCGGCCAGCTACGGCAACAGCCGCGTCCGGATGAGCTTCGCCGAGTGGACCAGCTTCAAGGGCTGGTGCGGCCACCAACACGTCCCCGAGAACGACCACGGCGACCCCGGCGCCCTGCCGTTCGCCCGCATCCTCGCTGTCGCCAAGGGCGGCACACCACCCCAGGAGGTCCCCGACATGGACGCCACGCAGGCGAAGCAGCTCGCCGAGGTATACAAGGTCCTCGTGCCCTACATGGGCTGGCAGTACAAGGGCGCCGGCAAGACCGACGCATGGGGCCTGCTCAACAACCTCACCGCCCAGGTCGCCGCCCAGACCGCCGCGATCAAGGCACTTGCCGGCCAGCTCGGTGACGACGTCGACACCGCCACCGTCGTGGCCGCGGTCGAGAAGGCCATCAAGGACGCCGTCGTGAAGGTGTCCGTCGACGTCACCGGCCCCACCAACTCCTGA